The region GCTTACCGGGGCGCTGCAGGCAGTGCTTATACCGCGCAGCCTGCGTCATATGGGTTACTCGGCCAGCGCTGCGGCCATTGCCTACGGGCAGCTGACAGGGATGGCGGTGACTGTGCTTTTTATACCTTCGGTTCTGACCTTCCCTTTGGCCAGCAACCTATTGCCCGCGATGGCCGAAAGCGGTGATCAGCCTGACAAGCGCTACGGTTTGCAGAGCTTCTTGCGTGGGCTCACCCTAGCGCTGCTCCTCGGCTGGCCAAGTAGCGTCGTCTTTATCGCCGCGGGTGTAGACATTTGCCTGCTGCTCTTTGGCGTGGCCGAAGCCGGGCAACTCCTGTCGAGTATGGGCTGGGTAGCCTGGATGATTTACCTCACACACATTACTACCGCTACTTTGCAGGGCTTAGGTAGACCCGCCGTGCCCACGCGAAACGCAGCTATTTGCACCATTCTCAGTTCCTTAGCTATCGTTTTGGGGACGTATCTGCGGCCCGAACTTGGCATCTACACAGCGGTGATAGGCGTGGTCACGGGCATTGGCACGGGAGCGGCCTTAGGGCTGTTAGAAGTATTTAAGATGCTTAGCGGGCTAAGGGCCGTAATAAACCTCTTGTTGCGCGGCGGTGTTGCCGGGGGGCTCGCTCTCTTTGCCGTAGAGTGGGCCCTTATGTCCTACGGCGGCACTCCGCTTTTTCGCCTCTTACTCGCGGCAGTCACTACGGCGGGAACCTTCTTTCCGCTAGCTTGGCTTTTAGGATTAACAAAGTCGCTCCAAAGATAAAGAGGATTACGCTTGCCCACAGCGAAAGGAATGACAACCGACACAGAGGAGGTGACTCATGGACATAAGGGAGTCTGTTCTGCGGCACTATGGCCTTGTTGTCTCTTCCCTCGACCTTATGTCTACGGGGAGAGTAAATCGCACCTACAAGCTCTGTGCGGATGACGGCAACACATACTGCCTTAAGGTCTACAGCGACGCCGTTACCGATAAGCGGCTCTACGATGGCCTGGAGGTCACTTCGTATTTAATCCCTTTAGGGTTTCCTGTCCCCCGCGTCGTACCTACTGCGGCAGGCGACCTCGTGCTCGTAGTTGACCGGCTCCGCCTGTTGCTGCTCC is a window of Selenomonadales bacterium DNA encoding:
- a CDS encoding oligosaccharide flippase family protein; the encoded protein is MRQHTMVSGTLVLAVAAIVNRIVGLAFRAYLVRTFGQEAIGLYQMAFPLYVSVMTVSTAGISIGVARLVASHRQRGDAGGVRSALWAGSRLAWLAGSLGMLLLAAGSRTLAVSFVGEARLWVPLLAMAPALLIVSLGGAVRGYYQGMRYMSLIATGLLVEQAAHVVASLYLAFYLSPLGAGGISLGLAMGYTLGELCGLLTLLLLLAIARRPVTPTPRAGFAPLLAIVIPVGLGRLILSLTGALQAVLIPRSLRHMGYSASAAAIAYGQLTGMAVTVLFIPSVLTFPLASNLLPAMAESGDQPDKRYGLQSFLRGLTLALLLGWPSSVVFIAAGVDICLLLFGVAEAGQLLSSMGWVAWMIYLTHITTATLQGLGRPAVPTRNAAICTILSSLAIVLGTYLRPELGIYTAVIGVVTGIGTGAALGLLEVFKMLSGLRAVINLLLRGGVAGGLALFAVEWALMSYGGTPLFRLLLAAVTTAGTFFPLAWLLGLTKSLQR